Proteins encoded within one genomic window of Thermococcus sp. MV5:
- the mnhG gene encoding monovalent cation/H(+) antiporter subunit G, producing the protein MSEILFYLGAIMITIGGICDLFGALGLLKFPNFYIRLHAATVGTIGGAVVPLFGVGFLALGADFLPHKYAIAGASFVTGIIVLLAAPAGSHALAYAAHKTKIVKWEPKCDHLEVEE; encoded by the coding sequence GTGAGCGAGATTTTATTCTACTTGGGAGCGATCATGATAACCATTGGTGGGATTTGTGATCTGTTTGGTGCTCTCGGACTATTAAAGTTCCCAAACTTTTACATTCGTTTACACGCTGCCACAGTAGGAACTATTGGTGGAGCAGTAGTGCCGTTATTTGGTGTTGGCTTCCTTGCACTCGGAGCAGACTTCTTGCCTCACAAGTATGCAATCGCGGGAGCCAGTTTCGTGACTGGAATAATCGTCTTACTTGCAGCACCAGCTGGTTCTCATGCTTTGGCCTATGCTGCCCACAAAACTAAAATTGTCAAGTGGGAGCCAAAATGCGACCACTTGGAGGTGGAAGAATGA
- a CDS encoding NADH-quinone oxidoreductase subunit B family protein, producing the protein MFEKSLWVFHLNSGSCNGCDIEVLNIFTPKQDVERLGIKLVGSPRHADAIAFTGPVTRECLPKVIEAFKAVPEPKIVLAIGSCACGGGIWYDTYAVIGGVKELYKILQEEYGIEPPTTIYIPGCPPKPEAIIYAVGVARGLVKQKQKKEIYIEELDEKTTDTIEVLFEEARETRHFLPQIIVKTSEESKNES; encoded by the coding sequence ATGTTTGAGAAGAGTTTGTGGGTTTTTCACTTAAACAGTGGAAGCTGCAACGGCTGTGACATTGAAGTACTTAATATATTCACTCCCAAGCAAGATGTTGAAAGACTCGGAATTAAGCTTGTTGGTTCACCAAGACATGCTGATGCGATAGCTTTTACAGGCCCAGTCACAAGGGAATGCCTGCCAAAGGTCATTGAAGCATTTAAGGCAGTCCCAGAGCCAAAAATAGTTTTAGCTATTGGATCCTGTGCTTGTGGTGGAGGAATATGGTACGACACATATGCCGTAATTGGGGGCGTGAAAGAGCTGTACAAAATCCTCCAGGAAGAATATGGTATTGAGCCTCCTACAACAATTTACATTCCGGGCTGTCCTCCTAAGCCAGAAGCAATAATCTATGCTGTAGGGGTTGCAAGAGGCTTAGTAAAGCAGAAACAGAAAAAAGAAATTTACATCGAAGAACTTGACGAGAAGACAACGGATACAATTGAAGTTCTCTTTGAGGAGGCAAGGGAAACAAGACACTTTTTACCTCAAATAATTGTTAAAACTTCGGAGGAGAGCAAAAATGAGTCTTGA
- a CDS encoding NADH-quinone oxidoreductase subunit C — protein sequence MILEILKSNNAKILRHDEKVTVALIPNDKLRTTSELLFKAGCYYATGAGVDERLLGVGFSVYHIFNCEAEGRYIIIKAVASNLRIPSITPIISGANWAEREVMDMLGIFFDEHPEPLRLILPDDWPEGVYPLRKDFHYNERPPRVEFKQKREKKPGVIEVPVGPYHPALHEPEVFELCVKGEEIVGAVYRGFHVHRGMEKLAEGRMTINQIPFLAERICGICGYTHNCAYVQAIEDAAKIEVPERALYIRTILLELERVHSHMLWLGVAFHLLGFESGFMHTWRIRETFMDLAELLTGNRKTYGMNLIGGVRRDIDENKKKRLLEILDKTKKDIREIFDNATQMRELINRMKGIGVLSKKEGREIGVVGPTARGSDIDTDVRRDHPYAAYGDLEFKVPVYKDGDVLSRFLVRYEEVLESIWLIEQALDQLPPGDILNEDYELPEYTICVGATEAPRGEDVHFAIMGEGNRVYRWHPRAPTYNNLPAVPIMLKGEKLADAPIIIASIDPCFSCTDHIVIVDGEKVYRCSLDNYLGGL from the coding sequence GTGATCCTTGAAATCTTAAAAAGCAACAATGCTAAAATTCTGAGACACGATGAAAAGGTTACTGTGGCATTGATACCCAATGATAAGCTCAGAACTACTTCAGAGCTACTTTTCAAAGCAGGCTGTTATTATGCAACTGGAGCTGGCGTTGATGAGCGCTTATTGGGAGTAGGTTTTTCAGTGTATCACATCTTTAACTGCGAAGCTGAAGGAAGATATATAATCATCAAAGCAGTTGCAAGCAACTTAAGGATTCCCTCAATTACCCCCATTATAAGCGGCGCAAACTGGGCCGAAAGAGAAGTAATGGATATGTTGGGAATTTTCTTTGATGAGCATCCAGAGCCGTTGAGGCTTATTCTACCTGATGATTGGCCTGAAGGTGTTTATCCACTTAGAAAAGACTTTCATTACAATGAAAGGCCCCCAAGAGTTGAGTTTAAGCAAAAGAGAGAGAAAAAACCTGGAGTTATAGAGGTTCCAGTTGGTCCCTATCATCCAGCACTTCATGAGCCAGAAGTGTTTGAGCTGTGTGTTAAAGGTGAGGAAATAGTTGGGGCAGTTTACAGAGGATTTCATGTCCATAGAGGAATGGAAAAATTAGCAGAAGGGAGGATGACAATAAATCAGATACCATTCTTGGCTGAGAGGATTTGTGGAATTTGCGGTTATACTCATAACTGTGCATATGTTCAAGCGATTGAAGATGCCGCCAAAATTGAAGTCCCAGAGAGAGCCCTCTACATAAGGACCATACTCCTTGAGCTCGAAAGAGTGCACTCACATATGCTCTGGCTTGGCGTTGCTTTCCATTTACTCGGCTTTGAGTCCGGATTCATGCACACATGGCGGATAAGAGAGACATTCATGGACTTGGCGGAGCTTTTGACAGGAAATAGAAAAACCTACGGAATGAATCTTATTGGTGGAGTTAGAAGAGATATAGATGAAAACAAAAAGAAAAGACTCTTGGAAATTTTAGATAAGACGAAAAAAGATATAAGAGAGATTTTTGACAATGCTACACAAATGAGAGAGTTAATAAATAGAATGAAGGGGATTGGAGTTCTCTCAAAGAAGGAAGGGAGAGAAATAGGTGTAGTTGGCCCAACTGCTAGAGGTTCTGACATTGACACTGATGTAAGGAGAGATCATCCATATGCCGCTTATGGAGACTTGGAGTTCAAAGTGCCCGTATATAAGGACGGGGACGTTCTTTCAAGATTTCTGGTTAGATATGAAGAAGTGCTTGAAAGCATCTGGCTCATTGAGCAGGCTTTAGACCAACTACCCCCAGGAGACATTCTAAACGAGGATTATGAACTCCCGGAATACACCATCTGTGTTGGAGCAACTGAAGCTCCGAGGGGAGAAGACGTGCACTTTGCCATAATGGGGGAGGGCAATAGAGTTTACAGATGGCATCCTAGAGCGCCAACTTACAATAACTTACCTGCAGTCCCTATAATGCTCAAGGGAGAGAAACTGGCCGATGCACCGATAATAATAGCCTCAATAGACCCTTGTTTCTCGTGTACAGATCACATTGTTATTGTGGATGGAGAAAAGGTATACAGGTGCTCTCTTGATAATTATCTTGGGGGGCTCTAA
- a CDS encoding monovalent cation/H+ antiporter complex subunit F, with product MSLENSFFLLMKFVIPLYLLAFIIYAIRAFKGPTIVDIILAVDCLSFDIAAFMAILAIYFKSAFLISGAITLALWAYLLDIYVAKYLVGKEVGV from the coding sequence ATGAGTCTTGAAAATAGTTTCTTTCTTTTGATGAAATTTGTGATTCCTCTTTACCTGTTGGCGTTCATCATCTATGCGATTAGGGCATTTAAGGGTCCAACGATAGTGGATATAATCCTAGCAGTTGATTGCCTCTCCTTTGACATCGCTGCATTCATGGCGATTCTCGCAATTTACTTTAAATCGGCGTTTCTTATTAGTGGAGCAATAACACTAGCATTGTGGGCCTACCTGCTAGACATTTACGTTGCGAAGTACCTAGTTGGCAAGGAGGTGGGAGTGTGA
- a CDS encoding hydrogenase subunit MbhD domain-containing protein, which yields MIEIHLLMLLITVIIGLIFSYLAIIEKDLLKAIGFSAVQAIAYAIAFYILMAPDIVLAYVAVAVGIYSALLVFVVSKTERYEVA from the coding sequence ATGATTGAAATCCACTTGTTAATGCTCCTCATCACAGTAATCATTGGATTAATATTTTCCTACCTTGCCATAATAGAGAAGGATTTACTCAAGGCCATTGGCTTCTCAGCAGTCCAAGCCATTGCTTATGCTATTGCATTTTACATTCTAATGGCACCAGACATCGTTCTAGCTTACGTAGCAGTGGCCGTTGGTATCTATTCTGCACTATTGGTCTTTGTGGTAAGTAAAACAGAAAGATATGAGGTGGCGTAA
- a CDS encoding 4Fe-4S dicluster domain-containing protein has protein sequence MGRFKLITKAISIGRVTEKYPFVPLEVPEGFRGKPIIDPEKCIGCTACSNACPPQALQVYDDLESGVRVVHLFIGRCIFCARCQDVCPTEAIKLTKEFELATLSDEDLHQIVELQMVRCEECGKPFDTFRHLLYTAKELQPWEREMMFLCPECRAKKVSEKLIFGKGGGYV, from the coding sequence ATGGGGAGATTTAAGCTTATTACCAAGGCTATAAGCATTGGAAGAGTAACAGAAAAGTATCCTTTTGTCCCACTTGAAGTTCCAGAAGGATTTAGGGGAAAACCAATAATCGACCCAGAAAAATGCATTGGTTGCACAGCATGTTCAAATGCCTGCCCTCCTCAAGCATTACAGGTTTATGATGACTTGGAAAGTGGAGTTAGAGTAGTTCACCTCTTCATAGGAAGGTGCATCTTCTGTGCTCGCTGTCAAGATGTATGTCCCACGGAGGCAATAAAGTTAACTAAAGAGTTTGAGCTTGCAACATTATCTGACGAAGACCTCCACCAAATAGTAGAACTTCAAATGGTTCGTTGTGAAGAATGTGGTAAACCCTTTGATACATTTAGACATTTACTTTACACAGCAAAGGAGCTTCAGCCTTGGGAAAGAGAAATGATGTTTCTATGCCCAGAATGTAGAGCAAAGAAAGTTTCTGAGAAATTGATCTTTGGGAAAGGTGGGGGATATGTTTGA